A DNA window from Doryrhamphus excisus isolate RoL2022-K1 chromosome 2, RoL_Dexc_1.0, whole genome shotgun sequence contains the following coding sequences:
- the dlk2 gene encoding protein delta homolog 2 isoform X1: protein MLTLTSETTRNLQAALTRFFWQVTMLPCVLLLLILPAKCDSEGGECSCERANSRCDDSGACRCDPGWEGEVCERCVPTPGCVHGSCRRPWQCECLPGWGGRFCDKDLNACSRRPCHNGATCVMDDDGEFTCVCPPDFYGPNCELKTGPCLRNRSACQNGGQCEDDHGFAAQLTCRCLAGFSGPRCEFDMDDCAMAPCANGATCLDAVNRFLCVCPAGFTGRFCTVNVDDCASRPCLNAGRCLDLAGSFHCVCRPGFAGLTCQVELRTGDGREWRGQRLTKGGADNSTDGVDVLFRVTLSERSVGLSRTEMLSLQVLAAVTSVAVVLTATFVLHAHCRACGHAPWRRQRAQQNHADCRMNFLHTTDRKLNCDPVPIQPSYYANEH from the exons GTGACCATGTTGCCGTGCGTTCTGCTGCTGCTCATCCTGCCAGCCAAGTGTGACAGTGAAG GAGGCGAGTGCAGCTGTGAAAGGGCCAACAGTCGCTGTGACGACTCAGGAGCGTGCAG GTGTGACCCCGGCTGGGAAGGCGAGGTCTGCGAACGCTGCGTTCCGACACCGGGCTGCGTCCACGGAAGCTGCCGGCGCCCTTGGCAGTGCGAGTGCCTGCCTGGCTGGGGGGGACGCTTCTGTGACAAAG ACCTCAATGCGTGCTCACGGCGGCCGTGTCACAACGGAGCCACGTGTGTGATGGACGACGACGGCGAATTCACGTGCGTGTGTCCACCGGACTTCTACGGTCCAAACTGTGAGCTGAAGACGGGGCCGTGCCTGCGGAACAG GTCGGCATGTCAAAATGGCGGCCAGTGCGAAGATGACCACGGCTTTGCGGCCCAGTTGACTTGTCGCTGCTTGGCAGGCTTCAGCGGGCCACGCTGTGAGTTCGACATGGACGACTGTGCCATGGCGCCTTGTGCCAACGGCGCCACATGCCTGGACGCCGTGAACCGCTTCCTGTGCGTTTGCCCCGCCGGCTTCACCGGACGCTTCTGCACAGTCAACGTGGACGACTGTGCTAGTCGGCCTTGCCTCAATGCCGGCCGCTGCCTCGACCTCGCCGGAAGCTTCCACTGTGTGTGCCGACCGGGCTTCGCCGGTCTCACCTGCCAGGTGGAGCTGAGGACCGGCGATGGTCGTGAGTGGCGAGGACAACGACTGACCAAGGGCGGGGCCGACAACAGCACAGACGGCGTCGATGTGCTCTTCAGGGTGACACTGAGCGAGCGCAGCGTTGGTCTGTCAAGAACGGAGATGCTTTCACTGCAGGTGTTGGCGGCCGTGACTTCGGTCGCGGTCGTGCTGACCGCAACATTCGTGCTGCACGCTCATTGCAGAGCCTGTGGCCACGCCCCCTGGAGGCGACAGCGAGCGCAGCAGAACCATGCCGACTGTCGCATGAACTTTCTGCACACAACTGACAGGAAGTTGAACTGTGACCCTGTCCCCATACAGCCTTCATATTATGCTAATGAGCACTGA
- the dlk2 gene encoding protein delta homolog 2 isoform X2, with protein MLPCVLLLLILPAKCDSEGGECSCERANSRCDDSGACRCDPGWEGEVCERCVPTPGCVHGSCRRPWQCECLPGWGGRFCDKDLNACSRRPCHNGATCVMDDDGEFTCVCPPDFYGPNCELKTGPCLRNRSACQNGGQCEDDHGFAAQLTCRCLAGFSGPRCEFDMDDCAMAPCANGATCLDAVNRFLCVCPAGFTGRFCTVNVDDCASRPCLNAGRCLDLAGSFHCVCRPGFAGLTCQVELRTGDGREWRGQRLTKGGADNSTDGVDVLFRVTLSERSVGLSRTEMLSLQVLAAVTSVAVVLTATFVLHAHCRACGHAPWRRQRAQQNHADCRMNFLHTTDRKLNCDPVPIQPSYYANEH; from the exons ATGTTGCCGTGCGTTCTGCTGCTGCTCATCCTGCCAGCCAAGTGTGACAGTGAAG GAGGCGAGTGCAGCTGTGAAAGGGCCAACAGTCGCTGTGACGACTCAGGAGCGTGCAG GTGTGACCCCGGCTGGGAAGGCGAGGTCTGCGAACGCTGCGTTCCGACACCGGGCTGCGTCCACGGAAGCTGCCGGCGCCCTTGGCAGTGCGAGTGCCTGCCTGGCTGGGGGGGACGCTTCTGTGACAAAG ACCTCAATGCGTGCTCACGGCGGCCGTGTCACAACGGAGCCACGTGTGTGATGGACGACGACGGCGAATTCACGTGCGTGTGTCCACCGGACTTCTACGGTCCAAACTGTGAGCTGAAGACGGGGCCGTGCCTGCGGAACAG GTCGGCATGTCAAAATGGCGGCCAGTGCGAAGATGACCACGGCTTTGCGGCCCAGTTGACTTGTCGCTGCTTGGCAGGCTTCAGCGGGCCACGCTGTGAGTTCGACATGGACGACTGTGCCATGGCGCCTTGTGCCAACGGCGCCACATGCCTGGACGCCGTGAACCGCTTCCTGTGCGTTTGCCCCGCCGGCTTCACCGGACGCTTCTGCACAGTCAACGTGGACGACTGTGCTAGTCGGCCTTGCCTCAATGCCGGCCGCTGCCTCGACCTCGCCGGAAGCTTCCACTGTGTGTGCCGACCGGGCTTCGCCGGTCTCACCTGCCAGGTGGAGCTGAGGACCGGCGATGGTCGTGAGTGGCGAGGACAACGACTGACCAAGGGCGGGGCCGACAACAGCACAGACGGCGTCGATGTGCTCTTCAGGGTGACACTGAGCGAGCGCAGCGTTGGTCTGTCAAGAACGGAGATGCTTTCACTGCAGGTGTTGGCGGCCGTGACTTCGGTCGCGGTCGTGCTGACCGCAACATTCGTGCTGCACGCTCATTGCAGAGCCTGTGGCCACGCCCCCTGGAGGCGACAGCGAGCGCAGCAGAACCATGCCGACTGTCGCATGAACTTTCTGCACACAACTGACAGGAAGTTGAACTGTGACCCTGTCCCCATACAGCCTTCATATTATGCTAATGAGCACTGA
- the mea1 gene encoding male-enhanced antigen 1 isoform X1: protein MSAVLVPAMGPERVFPTAEDEDKSPCDGALAAGGVWSGGEEEEAGGQVDLEEDEANNAGGYSYQPLSQDGDDGGEAPSLGGSLQQRMEVMGLHLPEAPPPDSDEEDDPEGAAAERSHASIPMDAAHVELVKRTMAAVALPSLGVPPWAREISDDQWRDVVQRTLHSRHGIAAMQRTHCNNT from the exons ATGTCTGCAGTGCTGGTCCCCGCCATGGGACCTGAGCGAGTCTTTCCGACTGCTGAGGACGAGGACAAGAGTCCATGCGACGGAGCCCTGGCGGCGGGGGGAGTGTGGAGCggtggcgaggaggaggaggccggGGGACAGGTGGATTTGGAGGAAGATGAAGCCAACAACGCAGGAGGGTACTCGTACCAGCCTCTCAGCCAGGACGGGGACGACGGGGGGGAGGCACCTTCCCTCGGAGGGAGCCTGCAGCAGAGGATGGAG GTGATGGGCCTGCACCTCCctgaagccccgccccctgACAGCGACGAGGAGGATGACCCAGAAGGGGCGGCAGCAGAGAGAAGCCACGCCTCTATCCCCATGGACGCTG CTCACGTGGAGCTGGTGAAAAGGACCATGGCGGCGGTGGCGTTGCCGTCGCTGGGTGTTCCGCCGTGGGCCCGGGAGATCTCAGACGACCAGTGGCGGGACGTTGTGCAGCGGACCCTGCATAGCCGCCACGGCATTGCCGCCATGCAGCGTACCCACTGCAACAACACCTGA
- the mea1 gene encoding male-enhanced antigen 1 isoform X2, whose product MGPERVFPTAEDEDKSPCDGALAAGGVWSGGEEEEAGGQVDLEEDEANNAGGYSYQPLSQDGDDGGEAPSLGGSLQQRMEVMGLHLPEAPPPDSDEEDDPEGAAAERSHASIPMDAAHVELVKRTMAAVALPSLGVPPWAREISDDQWRDVVQRTLHSRHGIAAMQRTHCNNT is encoded by the exons ATGGGACCTGAGCGAGTCTTTCCGACTGCTGAGGACGAGGACAAGAGTCCATGCGACGGAGCCCTGGCGGCGGGGGGAGTGTGGAGCggtggcgaggaggaggaggccggGGGACAGGTGGATTTGGAGGAAGATGAAGCCAACAACGCAGGAGGGTACTCGTACCAGCCTCTCAGCCAGGACGGGGACGACGGGGGGGAGGCACCTTCCCTCGGAGGGAGCCTGCAGCAGAGGATGGAG GTGATGGGCCTGCACCTCCctgaagccccgccccctgACAGCGACGAGGAGGATGACCCAGAAGGGGCGGCAGCAGAGAGAAGCCACGCCTCTATCCCCATGGACGCTG CTCACGTGGAGCTGGTGAAAAGGACCATGGCGGCGGTGGCGTTGCCGTCGCTGGGTGTTCCGCCGTGGGCCCGGGAGATCTCAGACGACCAGTGGCGGGACGTTGTGCAGCGGACCCTGCATAGCCGCCACGGCATTGCCGCCATGCAGCGTACCCACTGCAACAACACCTGA
- the ppp2r5d gene encoding serine/threonine-protein phosphatase 2A 56 kDa regulatory subunit delta isoform isoform X1, whose translation MPNKSKREKETSKCTKSSPKSADANVSTNKDVSMDSAADESVGQRPGGSVPPPTQLHKIKYCGGPQVVKKERRHSSSRFSVSRNRELQKLPALKDAPAMDREELFVQKLQQCCVLFDFVSDPLSDLKFKEVKRAGLLEMVDYITHNTDVLSESIYPEAVIMFSVNLFRTLPPSSNPTGAEFDPEEDEPTLEAAWPHLQLVYEFFLRFLESPDFQPNIAKKYMDQNFVLSLLELFDSEDPRERDFLKTILHRIYGKFLGLRAYIRRQINNIFYRFIYETEHHNGIAELLEILGSIINGFALPLKEEHKMFLIRVLVPLHKVKSLSVYHPQVRAEPLLSYFLFPVWGKRNGDIMCVCSVSQLAYCVVQFLEKDSGLTEPVIMGLLKFWPKTHSPKEVMFLNELEEILDVIEPTEFIKVQEPLFRQLAKCVSSPHFQVAERALYYWNNEYIMSLISDNTANILPIMFPALYKNSKSHWNKTIHGLIYNALKLFMEMNQKLFDDCTQQYKSDKHKEKHKMREREEVWLKLEDLARHNPQSNKLLPLRPGLHPQEAMASCSVSGDADVLTLEDIQLLKKTVASQAALVVKDAKKDKVVMRRKSELPQDVYTIKALEAHKRAEEYLTANQEAL comes from the exons ATGCCGAACAAAAGCAAGAGAGAGAAG GAAACAAGCAAATGTACCAAAAGCAGTCCAAAAAGCGCAGACGCTAACGTCAGCACCAACAAAGATGTTTCCATGGACAGCGCTGCTGATGAG AGCGTCGGTCAGCGTCCCGGTGGCAGTGTACCGCCTCCCACTCAGCTGCACAAGATCAAATATTGTGGAGGTCCTCAAGTGGTGAAGAAGGAACGACGTCACAGCTCATCTCGCTTTAGTGTGAGCAGGAACAGAGAACTCCAGAAACTACCTGCTCTTAAAG ATGCTCCAGCCATGGATCGTGAGGAACTCTTTGTGCAGAAGTTGCAACAGTGCTGCGTACTCTTTGACTTTGTGAGCGACCCGCTTAGCGACCTCAAGTTTAAAGAAGTCAAGCGAGCGGGGCTCCTGGAGATGGTCGACTACATCACGCACAACACGGACGTGCTCAGCGAATCCATCTACCCGGAGGCCGTCATCATG TTTTCAGTCAATTTGTTCCGGACTCTTCCTCCGTCCTCCAATCCGACCGGAGCAGAGTTTGACCCTGAGGAGGACGAGCCAACGCTGGAGGCTGCCTGGCCACATCTGCAG CTGGTTTACGAATTCTTCCTTCGCTTCCTGGAGTCTCCAGATTTCCAACCCAACATCGCCAAGAAATACATGGACCAAAACTTTGTTTTGTCG CTGCTGGAGCTGTTTGACAGCGAGGACCCTCGTGAACGAGACTTCCTGAAGACCATCCTGCACCGGATCTATGGCAAGTTCCTGGGTCTTCGCGCCTACATCCGTCGGCAGATCAACAACATCTTCTACAG GTTCATCTACGAGACGGAGCATCACAACGGCATCGCTGAGCTGCTGGAGATCCTGGGCAG CATCATCAACGGATTTGCTCTCCCGCTCAAAGAGGAGCACAAGATGTTTCTGATCCGAGTCCTCGTCCCGCTTCATAAGGTCAAGTCCCTCAGTGTCTACCACCCACAGGTCAGAGCTGAACCGCTCCtaagctacttcctgtttcctgtttgggGAAAACGAAATGGGgacataatgtgtgtgtgttctgtgtcaCAGCTGGCGTACTGTGTGGTCCAGTTCCTGGAGAAGGACAGCGGCCTGACAGAACCG GTGATCATGGGGCTGCTGAAGTTCTGGCCCAAGACTCACAGTCCCAAGGAGGTGATGTTCCTCAACGAGCTGGAGGAGATCCTGGATGTCATTGAGCCGACAGAGTTCATCAAAGTCCAGGAGCCGCTCTTCAGACAACTGGCCAAGTGTGTGTCCAGCCCCCACTTTCAG GTGGCAGAACGTGCGCTCTACTACTGGAACAACGAGTACATCATGAGCTTGATCAGTGACAACACGGCCAACATTCTTCCCATCATGTTCCCCGCTCTCTACAAGAACTCCAAGAGCCACTGGAacaa GACCATCCACGGCCTCATCTACAACGCGCTCAAACTTTTCATGGAGATGAACCAAAAGCTGTTTGACGACTGCACTCAGCAGTACAAGAGCGACAAACACAA GGAAAAACACAAGATGAGGGAGAGAGAAGAAGTCTGGCTGAAACTGGAAGACCTGGCGAGACACAATCCTCAG AGCAACAAACTCCTCCCTCTCCGCCCTGGACTCCACCCACAAGAAGcg ATGGCGTCCTGCTCGGTAAGCGGGGATGCAGACGTCCTGACACTGGAGGACATTCAGCTGCTGAAGAAGACAGTGGCGAGCCAAGCAGCGCTG GTGGTGAAGGACGCCAAGAAGGACAAGGTGGTGATGAGGAGGAAGTCGGAACTCCCGCAGGACGTTTACACCATCAAAGCTCTGGAGGCGCACAAGAGGGCTGAGGAGTACctaacagccaatcaggaggctcTCTGA
- the ppp2r5d gene encoding serine/threonine-protein phosphatase 2A 56 kDa regulatory subunit delta isoform isoform X2 — protein sequence MPNKSKREKETSKCTKSSPKSADANVSTNKDVSMDSAADESVGQRPGGSVPPPTQLHKIKYCGGPQVVKKERRHSSSRFSVSRNRELQKLPALKDAPAMDREELFVQKLQQCCVLFDFVSDPLSDLKFKEVKRAGLLEMVDYITHNTDVLSESIYPEAVIMFSVNLFRTLPPSSNPTGAEFDPEEDEPTLEAAWPHLQLVYEFFLRFLESPDFQPNIAKKYMDQNFVLSLLELFDSEDPRERDFLKTILHRIYGKFLGLRAYIRRQINNIFYRFIYETEHHNGIAELLEILGSIINGFALPLKEEHKMFLIRVLVPLHKVKSLSVYHPQLAYCVVQFLEKDSGLTEPVIMGLLKFWPKTHSPKEVMFLNELEEILDVIEPTEFIKVQEPLFRQLAKCVSSPHFQVAERALYYWNNEYIMSLISDNTANILPIMFPALYKNSKSHWNKTIHGLIYNALKLFMEMNQKLFDDCTQQYKSDKHKEKHKMREREEVWLKLEDLARHNPQSNKLLPLRPGLHPQEAMASCSVSGDADVLTLEDIQLLKKTVASQAALVVKDAKKDKVVMRRKSELPQDVYTIKALEAHKRAEEYLTANQEAL from the exons ATGCCGAACAAAAGCAAGAGAGAGAAG GAAACAAGCAAATGTACCAAAAGCAGTCCAAAAAGCGCAGACGCTAACGTCAGCACCAACAAAGATGTTTCCATGGACAGCGCTGCTGATGAG AGCGTCGGTCAGCGTCCCGGTGGCAGTGTACCGCCTCCCACTCAGCTGCACAAGATCAAATATTGTGGAGGTCCTCAAGTGGTGAAGAAGGAACGACGTCACAGCTCATCTCGCTTTAGTGTGAGCAGGAACAGAGAACTCCAGAAACTACCTGCTCTTAAAG ATGCTCCAGCCATGGATCGTGAGGAACTCTTTGTGCAGAAGTTGCAACAGTGCTGCGTACTCTTTGACTTTGTGAGCGACCCGCTTAGCGACCTCAAGTTTAAAGAAGTCAAGCGAGCGGGGCTCCTGGAGATGGTCGACTACATCACGCACAACACGGACGTGCTCAGCGAATCCATCTACCCGGAGGCCGTCATCATG TTTTCAGTCAATTTGTTCCGGACTCTTCCTCCGTCCTCCAATCCGACCGGAGCAGAGTTTGACCCTGAGGAGGACGAGCCAACGCTGGAGGCTGCCTGGCCACATCTGCAG CTGGTTTACGAATTCTTCCTTCGCTTCCTGGAGTCTCCAGATTTCCAACCCAACATCGCCAAGAAATACATGGACCAAAACTTTGTTTTGTCG CTGCTGGAGCTGTTTGACAGCGAGGACCCTCGTGAACGAGACTTCCTGAAGACCATCCTGCACCGGATCTATGGCAAGTTCCTGGGTCTTCGCGCCTACATCCGTCGGCAGATCAACAACATCTTCTACAG GTTCATCTACGAGACGGAGCATCACAACGGCATCGCTGAGCTGCTGGAGATCCTGGGCAG CATCATCAACGGATTTGCTCTCCCGCTCAAAGAGGAGCACAAGATGTTTCTGATCCGAGTCCTCGTCCCGCTTCATAAGGTCAAGTCCCTCAGTGTCTACCACCCACAG CTGGCGTACTGTGTGGTCCAGTTCCTGGAGAAGGACAGCGGCCTGACAGAACCG GTGATCATGGGGCTGCTGAAGTTCTGGCCCAAGACTCACAGTCCCAAGGAGGTGATGTTCCTCAACGAGCTGGAGGAGATCCTGGATGTCATTGAGCCGACAGAGTTCATCAAAGTCCAGGAGCCGCTCTTCAGACAACTGGCCAAGTGTGTGTCCAGCCCCCACTTTCAG GTGGCAGAACGTGCGCTCTACTACTGGAACAACGAGTACATCATGAGCTTGATCAGTGACAACACGGCCAACATTCTTCCCATCATGTTCCCCGCTCTCTACAAGAACTCCAAGAGCCACTGGAacaa GACCATCCACGGCCTCATCTACAACGCGCTCAAACTTTTCATGGAGATGAACCAAAAGCTGTTTGACGACTGCACTCAGCAGTACAAGAGCGACAAACACAA GGAAAAACACAAGATGAGGGAGAGAGAAGAAGTCTGGCTGAAACTGGAAGACCTGGCGAGACACAATCCTCAG AGCAACAAACTCCTCCCTCTCCGCCCTGGACTCCACCCACAAGAAGcg ATGGCGTCCTGCTCGGTAAGCGGGGATGCAGACGTCCTGACACTGGAGGACATTCAGCTGCTGAAGAAGACAGTGGCGAGCCAAGCAGCGCTG GTGGTGAAGGACGCCAAGAAGGACAAGGTGGTGATGAGGAGGAAGTCGGAACTCCCGCAGGACGTTTACACCATCAAAGCTCTGGAGGCGCACAAGAGGGCTGAGGAGTACctaacagccaatcaggaggctcTCTGA